A window from Zingiber officinale cultivar Zhangliang chromosome 7A, Zo_v1.1, whole genome shotgun sequence encodes these proteins:
- the LOC122002651 gene encoding immune-associated nucleotide-binding protein 9-like, whose amino-acid sequence MSSSIMDDDWDLPNFHNEFNLVLFGKTGNGKSATGNSILGKEAFLSKTSLFSVTSTCQLQSITLRDGRRVNVIDTPGLFDSSDEAEATGREIVRCVNLAKDGIHAILMVFSVRSRFSAEEEAAIESLKTFFGEKILDYMIVVFTGGDDLESNGQSLKDFIGHKKHKPLQKFLESCKSRIVLFDNKTKDEAKRTKQLEGLFYLVDSVVSSNGGKPFSDELFDELKKGALSVHRKEKEVESEQGYSEQQISELKKEISKSYDRQLERITEMVEQKLKLTVEKLEKQLAEEQAARLEAEKVSQEARKRSDEDIKNLKEKLERAQKDAQEFKMLAESKNACIIL is encoded by the exons ATGAGTTCAAGTATCATGGATGATGATTGGGACTTGCCCAACTTCCATAATGAGTTTAATTTGGTCCTCTTTGGAAAAACTGGAAATGGGAAAAGTGCAACTGGAAATAGTATTCTTGGTAAAGAGGCATTCTTGTCAAAGACCAGCTTGTTTTCTGTAACAAGTACATGTCAATTGCAAAGCATTACATTGAGGGATGGTCGTCGTGTGAATGTCATTGACACTCCTG GGCTCTTTGATAGTTCTGATGAGGCAGAAGCTACTGGCAGGGAAATTGTTCGATGTGTAAACTTGGCAAAAGATGGCATTCATGCAATACTCATGGTTTTTTCTGTTAGATCACGTTTCTCAGCTGAAGAAGAGGCTGCAATTGAAAGTCTAAAAACCTTTTTTGGCGAAAAAATTCTTGACTATATGATTGTAGTTTTTACTGGTGGAGATGATCTTGAAAGTAATGGACAATCTCTCAAGGATTTCATTGGTCACAAGAAGCACAAGCCTTTACAG AAATTTCTTGAATCTTGCAAGTCTAGAATTGTTCTTTTTGACAACAAGACTAAGGATGAGGCGAAACGAACTAAGCAATTGGAAGGCCTTTTTTATCTTGTTGACTCTGTTGTATCTAGCAATGGTGGAAAACCATTTTCTGATGAACTTTTTGATGAATTAAAG AAAGGAGCTTTGAGCGTCCATCGCAAAGAAAAAGAGGTTGAATCTGAGCAAGGATATTCTGAACAGCAGATATCTGAATTGAAGAAAGAAATATCCAAGTCATATGATCGTCAACTTGAGCGAATTACTGAAATG GTTGAACAAAAGTTAAAGCTAACAGTGGAGAAACTCGAGAAACAATTGGCAGAAGAGCAAGCTGCTCGACTTGAAGCAGAGAAGGTATCTCAAGAAGCAAGAAAGAGATCGGACGAAGATATTAAAAACCTTAAGGAGAAGCTGGAGAGGGCTCAGAAGGATGCTCAAGAGTTCAAAATGCTCGCAGAGAGCAAGAACGCATGCATAATTCTGTGA